CTCGCGCTTGGCATTATTTTAGCCACTTACGATTCCGTTGAAACATGGATACCACCCTTTCTTTACATAACCGCGGAAGTGTTCAACACTTTTGGCATGCTCCCAGTCTCAGAAATTATGCTTTCCGAGGCgtttccaccaaaaaaacgaGCCCTGTCTGTGTCCTCGGTACTAATTTGCGAATATGTTGGCCACATGGTGGTGTACATCATATATTTCAACGTACCGAGCACAATTGAAAACACTTACATTAAAACCCTGGTATTTTCGGGCGTCATTCTTCTTAAGTGCATCATTGCTGTTCTGACGACGCCAGACACCCGAAACAAGTACCCTCGAGAAGCAGTTCATGCGTATATgcataagaaaaaataaacgatttttcACAATGCTCACAAACGCAAAGGTTgtgtttttgtaataaaattttaaaaaaactgaTAAATAGTGTACACCAAGGCCTGCAGTCAGCCACCCCTTCGAGCAAATTCTGCGATAACAGATAatactttttcttttataGCCAGTAATGATAATGATTAAGATTACAAGATATAAGCAATCGGCCAGATTACGAGTTAAATGTACCAAATATCGTTGAAGTAAACAATTCTTGTGCCCACGCTTAGTCGCATCAGTGCCGTTCAGAAGTTCAATTGCATATCGCATTAGTTACGTTACATCCCTTTTGTTCGCACCCCGTCATCATCGGTGTCGGTTACAACATGTCAGGGCTTGGTACACAACTGTACTGCATTCTGAGTAGTGAGTGTTCATTCATGCATCCCTGTGATCTTCGTTACTTTCGCTATTACGCATTTGTAggcgtgctgctgctattcTGCGGAGGAATGCATATAGGTTGGAGTATTATGCACTTCTATATGAGCGGCAACAGCTGGGCGGTAGGAATTTCGGTGGACGAGTACCGATTTGCGATTCTTTCGTTCTTCACTGGCTGTGGCTTCATAATACTCATCGTGGGGGCTACAAAACAATTTCTCTCCACGAGAATCTGGCTAGTGCTTTCAGCCTTCTTTTTCATAATTAACGGCGCTTTCTTCACGGCCATGCCGACTGACTATGCCGCAACCGTAGCCACCCGTATTATCGCAGGTGTGTGaccaatttaattttgaaatcgTTTAAAACATTGACActcgtttttgtatttattccAAACAGGATTTGGTCACGGTATTTGCCATGTTGTGTCGATCATCTACGTTGGTGAGATTGCGTCGCGAAATTTACGCGGAAAACTTGTGGCCATGCTGGTTTCTAGCATAATTGGTGGTATCACTCTGTTTACGATTATTTCTATGGTGACCACCAATCCTATTTTtaccaccgaaccgaacatgCACGCAAACCGAGCCGTCGGTATTGTCATCCTCGCGTTGAGCATCTTCGCTCTTTTTCCTACATGGTTCCTTGTGATCGAATCTCCTATCCACATCCTTACTACGTCGGGCAACGAATCAGAAGCTAGAAACAACCTAATCAAGCTGCGCGGTTTCAGCGAAGAACCACCCGCCCGGCATACAATCATAGTTGAAGAGTTTGAAGACATAAAAACACTCGCATCGGAGAGCGAAAGCCTTTCGCCCTTCGTTCTTACACAGGGTAATTTCCCTCCTTTACAACTGACAACAATTATTAAATTGGCAAGCTTACTGTTCTTCAACTATTCGATGAATTCGGCCAAGATGTCGCTCATGTCTCTCATGTTCACTTTGACACTTTTCAGTTATAACTGGGCACCGTCTATACTGATGCTAAGCAAGTTTGCAGGGTCTATCCTCGCTATCTTTATCATTGACGTACTTCCGCGACGCTTCCAGTACGGCATATCGTCCACTTTTACCGGAACCTTCATGCTCGCGCTTGGCATTATTTTAGCCACTTACGATTTCATTGAAACGTGGATACCACCATTTCTTTACATAACCGCGGAAGTGTTCAACACTTTTGGCATGCTCCCAGTCTCAGAAATTATGCTTTCCGAGGCgtttccaccaaaaaaacgaGCCTTATCGGTATCTGCTGTACTAATCAACGAATATGTTGGCCACATTGTGGCATACATCATATACTTCAACGTACCAAGAACTCTCGAAGCCATCTACATTGAACTCCTAATCTCTTCCGGCGTCATTCTTCTTAAGTGCATCATTGCTGTTCTGACGACGCCAGACACCCGAAACAAGTACCCTCGAGAAGCAGTACATGCGTACATGCgtaagaaaaattaatttaatgttattgtagcaaaatttaaaaaaatgaggATTACaaaacttaaaataaaaaataagtgCAAAATATGGTAAAATTCATTCGACGCCGGAGTTTACTGCACAGACCTGAAATACCGCGGTTCAGCCACATTGTGCACGAATTGATTCGAAAACAGCGATAAGCAAGATAAGCAGCGACATAGCTCGGTAGGGGAGATTGATAATAATCAGACGTTTAACTCAAACTCGGTGACTAACAACTGATAAGCGTACAAGAAGTCGTTTTATCTATGTTACGAGAGCATTACGTACAAAAGGGTTATTGTTTAGTGTTGTTGAgcaatttgttttcttacCAATCAGCTGAAAATTCTCTCGCACCGTGTACTGGTATGTTTTGGATTGGGAGTAAAACTTTTGAACATCCGTCGGCACAACTTCGATGAAATACTGCATCATCAGCTGACCTAAAGGGGACATTAAAAGGTTTATTGTATAACTTCTGTGTTGTCTTGCATAAATATTGTAATGCGTTTAATTATAGTGTGTTGTTTATTCTTGGTCCAACATACCATTGTCGAAGATTTTCTCGTCGCCCTCTAGAGGATGTATAATTCCAGCGGTGTGATCGCCGAAGCTAAACCGATTAATGCGATGCGAAAAATTGGTTGGTGTGTTTGCAAAAATGCTACTCAGATGAAAATGACCACTCGAAAAGTGAATCGTTTTGCCAACGGTAATGTGGAAGTTTCCGGCAACCTAAAATAAACCATTAATAATTTCACAACGATAGGAGTACCACCACATATCAGTAATTTCAATCCATTCCACGTAAAAGGCGGAGAACCGCCGATAACGACTATGAAACAAGGCTCTTGGAAAGTACACACTCTGAGAAGAACGGGACGGTGGCGCATTTGGAGCCACGCTACAAATGTATCTCGTAGCAATACAAGAAGTGCACTGGCTagatagttttttttcttttgtattatacaGCCTTTGAGCTGTAATATTCGGCTCTTAACTGGCTAGATAGTGGTATCACGACCGCGACCACTTCCTCGGAACTGCGTTTGTCATGAGTCCGCGACAGCCAACATTGACTGTGATCACTACCTGTTTAACACACAGATCGATGTTTCTATCGGAATTTggctggcgatgaaaaattgatttatttcgagAACCCCCAGCGCAAACACTTATGGGTACCACCTAGTGAGGACTTCTGCATCTTCTGCAAAGCCAAATCGTTTCGGTAGAAGGACGATGCTTCGTGAGATGTAGCAAGGACGGTATGGTTTACCATGAACTAATGGAACTTAAATTGGGAAACGTTATGACGCATGCCGTCTTCTCCAAACCTGGACCCCTCGAACCGTCACCCTTTGCTTCAAAGGGATCCCCACTTGGAGCGCATCACTTCTCCCGCAAACATGCCGCAGAACAGATCAACGAATGGTTATCAACCGGTGATTACTTCGAATAAAAGTATGTTTGAGCTCTCctgtaaattatgtttttaacATCGAAGAAATCGGACAATTTCAATCCACACGCCAGGTACAAGGAGACATTTTCACCATTGTTAGCGGATGTATGTCACGAATTTCTCAGGTCAACGTACCTTGTTTAACGTGAGATCACCGCTAATGCGGCACGCGTCGTGCGGCCTGGTTGGTATTATCGCACGTTCCGGCATACTATAAACCACGGCATGGTCCGATTTGTATAAGATCTCTGCTATTGAGTGGTACTCATTGCGAAGATACGAATTATGATGCTGCATATAGTCAAAGTGTACGCGCTGGCTTGGACAAAGCTCGAACCATGTGTCCTCCTCCTGCAGCATTCCGAACGAAAAAACATTTTGGTTCGTCGAATCTAGAATGTCTGCTCCTATCGCTGCCCCGTGAGACACATATTCTATTAGAATGAGTTTGCTTAGCAGTGAGCAGTTTACATACACTTGCATGGCATCGCCACCGTCAGATCAATATGCACCTTCAGTCTCGACTGCAAATCCGTATCCGGCAGGAAGGTGAAAATCAATCGAGAGTCCAAATAGTAAGATACCTCATGGTACACTAAAAAGATGATCACCAGTCTGCTTATGAGGGAAACTGTAAGATCGAAAAGATCGAAAGTTGTAGACAAACATATTTTACTTTTACACCGCGACGTGGTAAAGAAACTTACGCGTTCCTCCGACTCTAGTTGATTGTACGAATTCTTCTTTTACTTTGGGAAAGCCGTCGAGCCGGGATACAGCATCAAGTGCTTGTTTAAAACCTCTATACCGCAGCATAACTTTTAggggtgataaaaaattatcaCTCGAACTAACTCCAACGTTTACCGGCGAGTAGGAAATGGAACACAGAATTGCTTCGCtgatttgtaaacaaaccctTTTAACTCAACTGTCACCTCTCCAAATAAAGGTTgctacaaacaaaaactgacTGACGCATTACTTGTAGAAACCTTGTATGTCAGATCGTGTCGCAGTGTTACCAACTGCGAAAAAGCATTTGTCAATCCTTCTTATTTCAGCTGTCGCCGGATAAAGCAATGGCTCCAGTGGTaagttaaaataaatgtaaaaactTCCATGTATTCTTCAGTAAACGATCAAAAGTTCGGGCGAAACGTATTTCTTTCAATTGGCTTGTTCATTATATTTAACACTTTGGATCGTGCGTTGCGTTGATAATAGAAAAAATCGAGGATTTAGGGCGTCACGAACATGCACGTGTCATTGTGTACAACAGCTCAGAGCTTTCGTGTCTGTCGCGATGCAGGCTCATAGGTTACCTTTTACATGATTGGAATGGCAATATTCTAACGTTTGCTTGCTTTCTGTTTCAGGAGAAAGCTGTCGCTGCCGTCAAAACCAAGCCTGGTCAAAAGGGCAACAATGTCTCCCATGTGAAGGGTGGCAAGAAAGTCCTGCGCGGGAAGGATGCCTCCAAAAAGAAGCGTGAGCATCTGCGGTTCGGCATTGACTGTACCAACATTGCCGAAGACAACATTATGGATGTGGCAGACTTCGTAAGTGTTGAGGAGGAAATACCTTTTTCCTTACATCCGACTCCTCTTCTCTCGCAATCGCCGTTCAACGTGATCTTCAATCTTCGCAGGAAAAGTATCTGAAGGAACGCTTCAAGGTAAATGGTAAGACCGGCAACCTCGGCAACAACGTTACCTTTGAGCGCCAGAAGATGAAGGTGTATGTCAATGCCGACGTTCACTTCTCCAAACGTTATCTGAAATACTTGACCAGGAAGTATTTGAAGAAGAACAGTCTTCGTGATTGGATCCGCGTTGTGTCGAACGACAAGGATCTGTACGAGCTGCGCTACTTCCGAATCAGCtccaacgatgatgatgaggaagAAAACGAGTAAGACAGGAATGAATTACTatggtgatgaaaatgttgGAAATTTGTCCATGGGCGTTGTGAAAACCAATACAAAAAAGTGTAAAACCGTGCAATAACCATCGGTTTTTACGAAACGATCCTTGCGTACCGTGTATTAAGTGAAAACTGATTCCGAAAGATACATTCTaccttttattatttattgttttgaaatcaatttcattacttaaattactttcattaattactacattaattaatttcatttgtaTGTAGCATTGCTTAGGCTTCGTTGGGCATAATTGCATGTGATTCTGATGATTCAATATTTGCGGTTAGTCCACCACAGCACCTAGCACCTCTGGCTGTTACATATTGACGTAATTGATTCGTTATAAGATTGGTGTATTTGCCATTTGCACAATTTTGCTAATTCCAAAACGTGAATGCGCAACGGCCACGATTATGCTATTAACGATTAACGATTATTACATCTGCAGAATGGGAAGAGTACACTCAGTACATTTTAGATAGCTGTCTTCCGCATAAATCATGTTTATTagattatttcttttttctagtTTCTCCCGAGAAGGTATCTAGCTGTCCGACTTTTTCATGGGCATATTTCACACACATTCAGACACATTCGAActtcaatatttcattttttgttttaaacaaaaaaaaaacaagtatgCACGTGTCGTTTTTTCATTCGCTAGTTCACCAGTTCCCTGAACTCTACTACTCATTGTGGTATTTAAATAACAtattcttttcccttttttgtttctactgTAACTGCTACTCGTAAGttgtaaaacaatatttcgtTATAATTTAATAGCACTCTACAGCTCGATCCAGGCTTCTTCAATATAACAACCTATAACAGAAGTACGCTGAAGAATAATCATCTCATTTCACACGATAATGCATTGTTCAATAAAGCCTAAAGTGTAGCCTTCTGTAGATCTTTCGATAGATCGAATTGTAGTAGCACGATCAAGTATGACGTTGCAGCGCTAAATATCTGTAATGATTGCAAAAGTGCACAACAAACTAAATTAGATCAACACACGCAGTATTGCCGTGCAACAAGTTATTTAACGGTCCTACCGAGAAAATGAACGTAAAGTCCAGCTTGAACAGCCCACTGCCGTCGAAAAGCGAAACTCTTTTACGGTGCAACAACTGCAGTGCGATGGCTTTCGCTCGTTCAAAAAGCGGCTGATCATCGATAAAGAAGTTTGATTTGTACTGCAGAAGTTTatgcaacaatgttgctgATTTGAAAAGCTATGTTGTGGATCGTGGAGAAATTGATTAACAAATAAGACCTGATTACCTTTTACTTACTTCGGTATGTGTGGAAGCGCATACAATTAGCATATAGTAGATAAGCAAACACCCAGGAATCCATTCAAAGCCATAACGCGCCGCTTGTACAATCAGATCCGTCATGTTTATGTTCCAGAAGAGTAACTGTAATAAGCATGATATAGTTTAAACCGAATAACTGCCATGAGGATCTCAagttttgttcaatttcatGGGATTTCTACATCATTCACACGATGTTTTACCTTGGTTTCGATAAAGAACGCAAATAGCATATTTACGAATGCTACTGAAACGATCGCTATCACCTGTAGCGAATATGCTGCATTGATGTATTCCGCCAGCTTGGCCACGTTCTCATGAATGATAAACATTTCTGTAAGCTGTTCGCTAGTGATATGTTCATGATTAGAAACCGGCGTCCTTTGATTTACAAAAGTAACCTTTTCGAAGATGTCCTTTTCGGCTggttgctggccaccggcgttTTGCTTCTGCAGGCTTTCTATAAAAGCATCAAGCATCCTTTGCATAACAAAGAACATTTTACTTCTATTGCAACTCCCATAATACTCCGCCTTTTCGTGATGTGCTGCCCTTTAGTTTAAACAACCCGTTCTTACCAGTTTAGTTTGGTCAATATGCTTTGTGTCGACTTCACTAATGTAGTAAACTGCAGAATCGTTACATGAAACAGCCAAAGCGGATAAACGAGTGACACGAACGTGAAATAGTTGGCAGagctgaaggaaaaaaaataatcattcatCGCAAAGAGGATCacagatcatcatcatcagccataCTTGTACTGCGCATAACATTCGCAAAGCGACACAACGAATAACATAACCACTGACACTGGAACCAGCAGCGACCGTTTGGATGGTACAACCATTTTCCGGAATTGGTAAAAACGATCGTTGATTTTCCCCGTGTTTTCGTGGATTGCCGCTTGATAGAAGTACCTCATGCGATCAGTACGGAAAAGAAATATAACACAAACCACCGTGGCCAGAACACCGGAATATACGTGAGTCATTTTTCCTACAATCGAAATAGAAATACGTTTAGTTCAAATATTGTTGGTTTTATCGAGATAACTCATGTACCAAACTTGAAGATGCTAGGACTCTTAATTGTTCGATCTGGGAGAAAAATCGTTTCCACCGACTTGAAGAACCCAACCAAATAGGCTCCGAGTAGAAGAATGCTGTACAGTAAACGTAGTGGAGACAGACTGGGACCTTTTTCATTCCCCTCTTTGCGATAAGAGTCGTAAAGTTGCTGTCCGAAAAtctggaaacaaaaaataagtCAACAACAATGTTACGTGCGCCGAACCATTTTGAATAAGTTCCACTATTTGGTAACTATGGTCATTTGAAGTTacatttgaattaaatttattccttTGAACATACCTGGCCAACGTTAGTGGCAAAACCGTTCGATTTGTCCATCCTGGAAACGGAATAAATCTAGAAGGAACAGCATAGTGCACTCTAGCTTATATTGCTGACGATATCAAAATGTGCTTATGAAATATTAATTCAACGTGAACCCATTACCTAATTgagtgataaatatttatttgccatGTCGTGGCGTCCGTAAATCATCCGTCTGCGCTGTAACGATTCATTGGTTTCTATGTGAAAGACGTCTGTTCGAAACCTGACAGTGCATCAACgtgagtgcaaaactttaaaacaTCGTTTAATACGGCTATATCCGTTCCAACATTCCATGTATTTTGTGTGAAAACATACTCGTTTGAAGTGTAGAATCATCCATAGAGAATGTTTTACTTGCCTACAAGGcagaaaatggattttcgGTCACAATGATACACAATGAAATCATCGATGTTAGCAGTTAGCTATAAACACAACCCCGTTTGTTCCTCTAACATTAACCAAAAAGTAGAAAACAGTGCAGTTCGTGAAGAATAGAAACAACACAAATCAAGTTTGTGGCGACCGTTCCCACAAAACTACAAACGCTGAATGGGTAAATCAATGAGCCTTGAGCCTATAATGGTCAAGTACCGTTCAAGCGTGTCCAGCATGCACCCGCTCATGTTTCGCATACGACACTTGAAATCTTCCGCGAAAACCCCGAGAACTCTCGAGTGTTGGACTCGACAAATACCGTTAAGCGTCTGTTCGCGTGCCACCGGTTGGTGGGAAACGTGTTTTTCCTacggaagagagaaaaaagcatCTCGCGAATGGGAGCTGCTGTTGCATTTACGACCGGCCGCCGTAGACGgtgcgtgccgtgtgccgttcTTGTATGACCAAAGTCCCATGGCAGTCCGAATAATTCCCAATAATTTGTGGAGAAAGCTCCCCCGGATGTGCCACTATCGTTCTGGTGTCACCCTTGGAGTAAAATGGGATAAAACACCAACAGCCAACACTCTACAAAATCACGGCGCACAATCGGGCGCAGGCGAAATGATCGCAAGATCGTTTCTAGAGCACCGACTTTCTCGCTGGCCACGAGTAGAAAGTAAAGTCTCTCGGCCGGGAGAAGATTCCGTTCGAGCACCTGTCCAGTGTCCAGCTCTGGGTTGAGTGGCGAAAAGAACGTGCTCATTGGGGAGGCTTATTGGTACCCAAATGGGTCCAGCGGGGATaagaaatggaagaaatgtaTGCTCTCGAGCATACGGTGCTTCGCATACACGCGTAGATTATGCCGTGCACTCTACGGGAGAATTCCCGCGGGACGGTTTGTGATGAGGTATGCGTGAGTGAGTAATGCCAGCATGAATATTTGGTGAGCTCCATTGGCGGGGCAAcgtttcaagttcaagttcagtAGCGTTTTGAGAGGAGATCGAGACGGGGCGCTGATTAAGTTGCTCCTGTTATTATAAGTGAAAATTGTGTGACCGAGGAATCGATCCGTTAAGAAgtttaaaagttaaaacaGCACGCAAATAATCCGAAGTACGAAAAACGTCTGTAAAGTTTTATAAAACAATGTTCATTGcacattttcaattaacaaaACAGCGATTTAAAGCGGGTTGTCCGTGATTGGTACCGAAAGCCTTTCCTATACCATGCCCAGGGAGAAACCCCAAATCTCATTTTCGGTTCCTGTTTGTTCCATATTTTGGATCTGTCAACTTCATTTAACATTCAGATGGTCATAACGGGACGTGAAGAACGAGCCGGTCAGAAAGTGTGCCAAAGAAATCGCCGTTTGCGTCACGGAACTGCATCGATTGGATTGAGGCGATCGTTCGTTGGCACCGAGCATGGTCCAGAatcatttccgttttctcgtTTCGCTGAACACAGTGGTTTCTTGTGCCTTGGAGAATTC
The nucleotide sequence above comes from Anopheles bellator chromosome 1, idAnoBellAS_SP24_06.2, whole genome shotgun sequence. Encoded proteins:
- the LOC131216079 gene encoding endoplasmic reticulum-Golgi intermediate compartment protein 2, with amino-acid sequence MLRYRGFKQALDAVSRLDGFPKVKEEFVQSTRVGGTLSLISRLVIIFLVYHEVSYYLDSRLIFTFLPDTDLQSRLKVHIDLTVAMPCKSIGADILDSTNQNVFSFGMLQEEDTWFELCPSQRVHFDYMQHHNSYLRNEYHSIAEILYKSDHAVVYSMPERAIIPTRPHDACRISGDLTLNKVAGNFHITVGKTIHFSSGHFHLSSIFANTPTNFSHRINRFSFGDHTAGIIHPLEGDEKIFDNGQLMMQYFIEVVPTDVQKFYSQSKTYQYTVRENFQLIDIDKGMQRVAGIYFKYDMSALRVIVRQDRDSIAQFIVRLSSIIAGIVVISRLLSKGMHLVVELCCRSSGTMKEDAILVPNEKFLKGSIVVS
- the LOC131207877 gene encoding large ribosomal subunit protein eL22 — translated: MAPVEKAVAAVKTKPGQKGNNVSHVKGGKKVLRGKDASKKKREHLRFGIDCTNIAEDNIMDVADFEKYLKERFKVNGKTGNLGNNVTFERQKMKVYVNADVHFSKRYLKYLTRKYLKKNSLRDWIRVVSNDKDLYELRYFRISSNDDDEEENE
- the LOC131216670 gene encoding gustatory and pheromone receptor 33a-like, coding for MDKSNGFATNVGQIFGQQLYDSYRKEGNEKGPSLSPLRLLYSILLLGAYLVGFFKSVETIFLPDRTIKSPSIFKFGKMTHVYSGVLATVVCVIFLFRTDRMRYFYQAAIHENTGKINDRFYQFRKMVVPSKRSLLVPVSVVMLFVVSLCECYAQYNSANYFTFVSLVYPLWLFHVTILQFTTLVKSTQSILTKLNWMLDAFIESLQKQNAGGQQPAEKDIFEKVTFVNQRTPVSNHEHITSEQLTEMFIIHENVAKLAEYINAAYSLQVIAIVSVAFVNMLFAFFIETKLLFWNINMTDLIVQAARYGFEWIPGCLLIYYMLIVCASTHTELFKSATLLHKLLQYKSNFFIDDQPLFERAKAIALQLLHRKRVSLFDGSGLFKLDFTFIFSIFSAATSYLIVLLQFDLSKDLQKATL